Proteins from a genomic interval of Rhodothermales bacterium:
- a CDS encoding T9SS type A sorting domain-containing protein: MKDASVPIALALILFGVPSTAAQDTPGCDFGTAVAVVQGGGVRGGVFSSGFHFYPRVTPREDVNWRHRLLENDGASLVGGAGIWLSGTVGGTLRASVSFWGQQDFFPGPLGPDGEPATDCTPFDRIWSVTKADLEAYGETGAVSTDLASWPTGLGAPTLDADGNLVPPGTGSIADRTARVIDLEAGELPYVRGDQTHWWIVNDVAKNAFPDRPPSLRVEVGISAFAFPETGALGRTLFFEYTIRKPSGDPIEDAYVGMYTDIDLGRFDDDFMGSDSLLGLAYNYNSGPEDRDWGTRPPAVGLDFLRGPLVDPEASTGQRIAMTAAILPIDTRTQPEIVRNYFTGRSRRGDRLVSYGYGRPEAGRNDPVTNWQFWGEPGEFWSELNTDGAGSTSPPSDRRIVSGAGPVRIGSEHGQNLLAAFITSMGDDHLDSVRQLKEDDRFLQQLADRGVLDIPFIPAFQEQPDQRVLSAGVYPVPAGRSAKLKYHLPEERVVSVSIYDLLGRRQIEIARGLEVGTQQLPLDLSGLAPGLYLVQLQLGSRTFALKLPVVR; encoded by the coding sequence GTGAAAGACGCCTCAGTTCCCATCGCCCTGGCCCTGATCCTGTTCGGGGTGCCGTCCACCGCGGCGCAGGACACGCCGGGGTGCGACTTTGGAACGGCCGTCGCTGTGGTACAGGGTGGGGGCGTGCGGGGAGGTGTTTTCAGCTCCGGCTTCCATTTTTACCCCCGTGTAACGCCCCGCGAAGACGTGAACTGGCGGCACCGTTTGCTTGAGAACGACGGGGCGTCGCTGGTTGGAGGAGCCGGCATCTGGCTCTCCGGCACGGTGGGCGGGACCTTGCGTGCCTCGGTGTCTTTTTGGGGGCAGCAGGATTTTTTCCCCGGGCCACTGGGTCCCGACGGAGAGCCGGCCACTGACTGCACGCCGTTTGACCGGATCTGGTCCGTCACGAAGGCAGACCTGGAGGCCTATGGGGAGACGGGCGCCGTGTCCACTGACCTGGCCTCGTGGCCGACCGGGCTGGGAGCGCCCACGCTGGACGCCGACGGCAACCTTGTCCCTCCCGGCACGGGGTCCATAGCCGATCGGACAGCGCGGGTCATAGACCTGGAGGCGGGCGAGTTGCCGTACGTGCGCGGTGACCAAACGCACTGGTGGATCGTGAACGATGTGGCCAAGAACGCTTTTCCGGACCGCCCGCCATCACTTCGGGTGGAAGTCGGCATCTCGGCCTTCGCCTTCCCGGAGACGGGCGCACTCGGACGCACGCTGTTCTTTGAGTACACCATCCGCAAGCCCTCTGGCGACCCCATTGAAGACGCCTACGTGGGGATGTACACCGATATCGATCTCGGCCGATTCGACGATGACTTCATGGGGTCAGACTCGCTGCTCGGCCTGGCGTACAACTACAACTCCGGGCCCGAAGACCGCGACTGGGGCACCCGCCCGCCGGCGGTGGGGCTCGATTTTCTTCGTGGGCCACTGGTGGATCCGGAGGCTTCGACAGGTCAACGGATTGCGATGACTGCGGCCATCCTGCCGATCGATACCCGCACCCAACCGGAGATCGTGCGCAATTACTTCACCGGCCGCAGCCGCAGGGGAGATCGGCTGGTTTCATACGGGTATGGCAGGCCGGAAGCCGGCCGAAACGATCCTGTTACCAACTGGCAATTCTGGGGCGAACCCGGCGAGTTCTGGTCCGAATTGAACACGGACGGGGCGGGCTCCACCAGCCCGCCGAGCGACCGCCGAATTGTGTCCGGTGCCGGCCCGGTGCGCATTGGGTCCGAGCATGGGCAAAATCTCCTGGCGGCGTTCATCACCTCGATGGGAGATGATCACCTGGATTCTGTACGGCAACTGAAAGAGGACGACCGGTTTCTCCAGCAATTGGCGGATCGGGGTGTGCTCGACATCCCGTTTATCCCCGCTTTTCAGGAGCAGCCGGATCAGCGAGTATTGTCCGCTGGGGTCTACCCGGTACCCGCGGGGAGATCGGCTAAACTGAAGTACCACTTGCCGGAAGAGCGGGTGGTTTCTGTGAGCATCTACGACCTTCTCGGGCGCCGCCAGATTGAAATTGCGCGCGGACTCGAAGTCGGGACCCAGCAACTCCCGCTGGACCTGTCGGGGCTCGCGCCCGGACTCTACCTGGTTCAGCTGCAATTGGGAAGCCGCACCTTTGCCCTGAAGCTCCCGGTGGTTCGCTAG
- a CDS encoding 6-bladed beta-propeller codes for MRSLLPCLVLSTLVACSSGPVDKPSRRTLANGAVEVNHSSLANTPGLQLSEELRIGVAGSGSDSADDPFIFGDIRDLEVGLDGTIYVLDYQAAQIRMFDSTGEFIGLLADKGEGPGELGRTNGIRLDSDGFLWVNDHGNRRVTLFDSEGAIVREMPWRARGYGYSWRGMGHGGRYWYFSSGELDPAEFDKRGVVESTSETYLTSLGETEEEDVSVYLGSNTGSYLRFPRGTTGIPFSGGGGSYLDPGGHVWMAASAEYKLVRMDLEADTTLMITASVDPAPVSDSERTMAIENYESMMERMGQLDIDWSIIPSHKPMIGGITGTAEGGVWVRRDTDTGPVFDIFAGDGTYGGTADAGALGAFSGVEPVIRGDRIWGKAMDRDGTPVVIRARLMPADR; via the coding sequence ATGCGTAGTCTTCTGCCCTGTTTGGTACTCTCGACCCTGGTCGCCTGCAGCTCCGGCCCCGTGGATAAACCGTCCCGACGCACGCTGGCCAACGGCGCCGTCGAGGTGAACCACAGCTCTCTGGCCAACACCCCGGGCCTGCAGTTGTCCGAGGAGCTCAGGATCGGAGTGGCCGGGTCAGGGTCCGATTCGGCCGATGACCCGTTCATATTCGGCGACATCCGGGACCTCGAGGTCGGCCTCGACGGCACGATCTACGTGCTGGATTATCAGGCTGCCCAGATCCGCATGTTCGATAGCACTGGCGAGTTCATCGGCCTTCTTGCGGACAAGGGCGAGGGGCCGGGTGAGCTTGGAAGGACCAACGGGATTCGGCTGGACTCTGATGGCTTTCTCTGGGTCAATGATCACGGCAATCGGCGCGTGACGCTTTTCGACAGCGAAGGGGCCATCGTCCGTGAGATGCCTTGGCGGGCGCGCGGCTATGGATATAGCTGGCGCGGCATGGGCCATGGTGGACGCTACTGGTATTTCTCCTCCGGGGAGCTCGATCCCGCAGAATTCGACAAGCGGGGAGTCGTCGAAAGCACCTCCGAGACGTATCTGACATCGCTCGGGGAGACGGAGGAGGAGGACGTGAGTGTGTATCTGGGCTCGAACACGGGCAGCTATCTGCGTTTCCCAAGGGGCACCACCGGAATTCCGTTTTCAGGCGGCGGCGGCTCGTATTTGGACCCCGGAGGCCACGTCTGGATGGCAGCAAGTGCGGAGTACAAGCTCGTTCGCATGGATCTTGAGGCTGACACGACGCTCATGATCACGGCCTCGGTTGATCCGGCCCCCGTGTCGGATTCCGAGCGCACAATGGCCATCGAGAACTACGAATCCATGATGGAGCGCATGGGTCAACTGGATATTGACTGGAGCATTATTCCGTCCCACAAACCCATGATTGGCGGGATTACCGGGACCGCGGAGGGCGGCGTTTGGGTCAGAAGGGATACCGACACGGGGCCGGTCTTCGACATTTTTGCGGGCGATGGGACCTATGGCGGAACAGCCGACGCGGGCGCTCTCGGAGCGTTCTCGGGTGTTGAACCGGTGATCCGGGGAGACAGAATCTGGGGTAAGGCCATGGACCGGGACGGCACCCCTGTGGTGATTCGCGCGAGGTTGATGCCCGCTGATCGGTAG
- a CDS encoding efflux RND transporter permease subunit — MRTFIRLCFRRPVAVTAFYTLVVVAAAVGYWRLPVTLLPDVRYPTLVVWTAYPDVPPERVERAVTERVEEAVAGTDGLRNLTSRSMLGGSLVRLDFGWNTRLDLAMLHVREQLDKYVAALPLGAERPTVLRLNPNDRPIMVVALSEDSADETDLVALKRLGQEVIARRLEQIPDVARVVVTGGFDRRVDVVLDPARMSAYGLTLGGVRSALGAANVAQPGGSIRRGPFRFAVEVSGEFESVDDVRSTIVRFRDGVPVRLQDIADVREGVDERRGLVRYDGRETLMLLIERRPDANTVRAAEEVRSVLAELEAEVTRASLSVVLDESVFIRSAIGGVAQAVLVGGLLAILVLLVFLRRRRALMAVAVAVPLSLCLTLVIFDALDVSFNLISLSGLALGVGMLVDNAIVVVENIARLRDQGMSRAEAGVAGVSEVAGAVTASTLTTIAVFLPITFVEGLAGRLFLDQSLAVIAALLASLLVALTVVPLVASAAGSEREDEGARGLLRSAGGLVDGYERVLAWSIAHRPYVLGAMALLLLVAGWIGTVLPRELVPRTDQGRVEMEIALASDADLPLLSERSAQIEQAVLEEPGVAHVLADLGERDENRLQLDPRAIYEGEMIVLLQDDARAEEVDRRLASIHVAADVSLETRPVRTQLEVLLASEDADLQIDLVSERREAALPVLGEVMSALAQEPALSAVRVADDLRVPAYRVEFKRQPMARHRVTTSELAAYLSAAGRGVEATELRSINEDVPVILRRDGIATVEALLAQRVETVSGPLPLGLFVEAEYVELPAALIRQDQASVLRILADVAPGADLTAAVGAAEAVVARFESVDVRGRVGGASDAFRDSLRAVLLSLLFSVALVFLILAAQFESFLQPLVILVTVPLAAAGVAVVLLLTGQSINLMSLTGCIVLVGIVVNDAIIKIDFANQRRAAGATVRDAVMAAGRDRLRPIIMTTVTTVLGLLPLALGFGSGAELRAPMAIAIAGGLLAATVLTLVVVPVLYVVVSRAGGGGR, encoded by the coding sequence ATGAGGACCTTCATCCGGCTCTGCTTCCGAAGACCCGTCGCGGTCACGGCGTTCTACACCCTGGTCGTCGTCGCCGCGGCGGTGGGGTACTGGCGCCTGCCGGTGACACTCCTTCCGGATGTGCGCTATCCCACGCTGGTGGTGTGGACTGCGTACCCGGATGTGCCGCCGGAGCGCGTTGAGCGGGCGGTAACCGAACGTGTGGAAGAGGCGGTTGCCGGCACTGACGGCCTCAGGAACCTCACATCCCGCAGTATGCTGGGGGGGAGCCTGGTCCGATTGGACTTTGGCTGGAATACGCGCCTCGATCTGGCCATGCTGCATGTGCGCGAGCAGTTGGACAAGTACGTGGCGGCCCTGCCACTAGGGGCCGAGCGTCCGACCGTGTTGCGGCTGAATCCGAACGACCGCCCCATCATGGTCGTGGCGCTGAGCGAAGACTCAGCCGACGAGACCGATCTCGTGGCCCTGAAGCGCCTTGGACAAGAGGTGATTGCCAGGCGCCTTGAGCAGATCCCGGATGTTGCCCGGGTTGTTGTGACCGGTGGCTTCGATCGCCGCGTAGATGTGGTCCTGGATCCCGCCCGAATGTCGGCCTATGGCCTGACACTCGGCGGCGTGCGCTCGGCCTTGGGTGCCGCCAATGTGGCCCAGCCGGGCGGCTCCATTCGTCGGGGTCCGTTCCGGTTCGCGGTCGAGGTGAGCGGCGAGTTCGAGAGCGTCGACGACGTGCGCTCGACCATCGTGCGGTTCCGGGACGGGGTCCCTGTGCGGCTTCAGGACATCGCCGATGTCCGCGAAGGCGTGGATGAGCGGCGCGGCCTGGTTCGCTACGACGGCCGGGAAACCCTCATGCTACTCATCGAGCGCCGCCCAGACGCGAACACCGTGCGCGCGGCTGAGGAAGTGCGCAGCGTGCTGGCTGAGCTGGAGGCGGAGGTCACCCGCGCAAGCCTCAGCGTTGTTCTGGACGAGAGCGTGTTCATCCGCTCGGCCATTGGTGGTGTGGCCCAGGCCGTGCTGGTCGGCGGATTGCTCGCCATTCTCGTGCTCCTGGTGTTCCTGCGACGCCGGCGCGCGCTCATGGCCGTTGCGGTAGCAGTTCCCCTGTCGTTGTGCCTGACGCTGGTCATTTTCGATGCCCTCGATGTTTCGTTCAATCTGATCTCGCTCTCCGGGCTCGCGCTGGGTGTCGGCATGCTGGTGGACAATGCCATCGTGGTGGTGGAAAACATCGCGCGACTCAGAGACCAGGGCATGAGCCGCGCCGAGGCCGGTGTCGCAGGCGTGTCCGAGGTGGCGGGTGCCGTGACGGCCAGCACCCTGACCACCATCGCGGTCTTTCTGCCCATCACGTTTGTCGAGGGACTGGCCGGCCGGCTGTTCCTTGACCAATCGCTTGCTGTCATCGCGGCGCTTCTGGCCTCCCTGCTGGTGGCATTGACAGTGGTCCCGTTGGTGGCGTCAGCCGCGGGTTCGGAACGCGAAGACGAAGGCGCTCGAGGGCTCCTTCGCAGCGCAGGTGGTTTGGTCGATGGCTATGAGCGGGTTCTAGCCTGGTCGATTGCGCATCGTCCGTATGTCTTGGGGGCGATGGCGTTGCTACTGCTTGTGGCCGGTTGGATCGGAACCGTCCTGCCTCGCGAGTTGGTGCCTCGCACGGATCAGGGCCGCGTGGAGATGGAGATTGCGCTGGCGTCCGATGCGGACCTGCCGCTTCTGAGCGAACGGTCGGCGCAGATCGAGCAGGCCGTGTTGGAGGAGCCCGGTGTAGCGCACGTGTTGGCGGACCTCGGCGAGCGGGATGAGAACCGCTTGCAGCTTGATCCGCGGGCCATCTATGAGGGGGAAATGATTGTCCTGCTTCAGGACGATGCGCGCGCGGAGGAGGTGGACCGCAGGCTGGCCTCTATCCACGTTGCCGCGGACGTCAGCCTGGAGACCCGCCCGGTGCGTACTCAGCTCGAGGTCCTGCTGGCCAGTGAGGATGCGGACCTGCAGATTGACCTGGTCTCCGAGCGGAGAGAGGCGGCGCTGCCCGTGTTGGGAGAAGTGATGTCTGCGCTGGCGCAAGAACCGGCACTTTCGGCCGTGCGGGTGGCGGACGATTTGCGCGTACCGGCATATCGTGTGGAGTTCAAACGGCAGCCGATGGCGCGGCATCGTGTCACGACAAGTGAACTGGCAGCCTACCTGTCGGCGGCGGGGCGCGGGGTGGAGGCCACCGAACTCCGGTCGATCAACGAGGACGTGCCGGTGATTCTGCGGCGCGATGGGATCGCCACCGTGGAGGCACTGCTTGCCCAGCGAGTGGAAACCGTCTCCGGTCCGTTGCCCCTGGGTTTGTTTGTCGAGGCGGAGTACGTGGAGTTGCCGGCGGCTCTGATTCGACAGGACCAGGCGTCCGTGCTGCGGATTCTCGCCGACGTTGCGCCCGGCGCCGATCTCACGGCGGCTGTCGGGGCGGCAGAGGCCGTGGTGGCCCGCTTCGAATCAGTCGATGTGCGTGGCCGTGTGGGTGGCGCCTCCGATGCGTTTCGGGACAGTCTGCGGGCGGTGTTGCTCTCGCTGCTGTTCTCAGTGGCGCTCGTCTTCCTGATCCTGGCCGCGCAGTTCGAAAGCTTTCTTCAGCCGCTGGTGATCCTCGTGACCGTGCCCCTGGCTGCGGCGGGCGTAGCGGTGGTACTGCTGCTCACAGGACAGAGCATCAACCTGATGAGTCTCACGGGGTGCATCGTGCTGGTGGGCATCGTGGTGAACGACGCGATCATCAAAATCGATTTTGCCAACCAGCGAAGGGCTGCGGGCGCCACCGTGCGCGACGCGGTCATGGCGGCGGGTCGGGACCGGCTGCGGCCGATCATCATGACGACGGTGACGACCGTGCTGGGGCTCCTGCCGTTGGCGCTTGGCTTTGGCTCGGGAGCGGAGCTGCGGGCGCCGATGGCGATTGCGATTGCGGGTGGCTTGCTGGCGGCGACGGTGCTGACTTTGGTGGTCGTGCCGGTCTTGTACGTGGTTGTTTCAAGGGCTGGTGGAGGAGGAAGGTGA